The DNA region CGGTCATCCGTTCGTGGCGATGCCGGGCAACCGGTTCGATCCGGCCGCAAAGTTTCAACGTGTCGAGCACGGCCCATCTTGCCGCATCACCGCCCCCGGTTTCCAGAAGCGGCGTCATCACATCCGTATCACCGCAAGCCGGCGATGCCGAGACCCCGGCCTGCGACATCGGCTCTATCTTTCCCGCCGAACTGGGCTAGATTGCCACCAGCCTTGCGGAGAGCGCCATGACCACCGTCTATGTCCTGAACGGCCCCAACCTGAACCTGCTGGGACAGCGCCAGCCGGAAATCTATGGCAGCACCACGCTGGCCGACGTCGAGCGCGACTGCAAGACGCTGGGGGTCGAGCTGGGGCTGACCGTCGACTTCTTCCAGTCGAACCACGAAGGCGCGATCATCGACAAGATCCACGAGGCCCGGCTGAAGGCCAAGGCCATCGTCATCAACCCCGCCGCCTTCACCCATACCTCGGTCGCGATCCTGGATGCGCTGAACACCTTCGACGGGCCGGTGATCGAGGTGCATATCTCGAACGTCCACAAGCGCGAAAGCTTCCGCCACCATTCCTATGTCAGCCTGCGCGCCGAGGGCGTGATCGCCGGCTTCGGCATCAACGGCTATCTGCTGGCGCTGCGTCAGGTCGCGAAGCTGGTGGGCTAGGAGGCCGCGCCGGGCGGTTCCCAAAGGCCGCGCTCGCGGCGGAACCACTCGTAACAGGCGCCGTTGGCCGGCCCCCGGCCCTTGCCCTGCCAGGAAAATTGCAGCAGCGCGTCGCGGCGGGCCACCCGGCGCTCGCCCGGCACCCTGCCTTCGGCATTCAGCCAGATCCTGACCCCGTTCAGCGCCAGGTTGCCCGACAGCCAGGGATCGTCCACGGTCCAGAGCAGGTCGGGGATGTCGAAGGCGCTTTCCGGCATGAATTCCGGGCGCAGCAAGGCGCCGCCATAGCCCTTGAACACATCGACATGGCCCGATCGCAGCCAGGGCGAGGGCTTCGCCAGCCCCAGCGTTGCCAGCCGCAACAGCCGGTATCCCCAGCCCTTGCGGCGCGGCAGGGCGCGGGGCGTGGCGGTGCCGCCATAGCCGGGAACGAAGCCGCCCG from Paracoccus aminovorans includes:
- the aroQ gene encoding type II 3-dehydroquinate dehydratase is translated as MTTVYVLNGPNLNLLGQRQPEIYGSTTLADVERDCKTLGVELGLTVDFFQSNHEGAIIDKIHEARLKAKAIVINPAAFTHTSVAILDALNTFDGPVIEVHISNVHKRESFRHHSYVSLRAEGVIAGFGINGYLLALRQVAKLVG